Proteins from one Nicotiana tabacum cultivar K326 chromosome 23, ASM71507v2, whole genome shotgun sequence genomic window:
- the LOC142177197 gene encoding uncharacterized protein LOC142177197, translated as MAEDSELWDVICDGPLVPMKVVGEGTRTVPKTRNEYNNTDRKATEKNFRAKKIFVCGIGPDEFNRVSAFESAKEIWEALKTAHEGTTQVKKSKIDMLTAEHELFKMKEDESIQDMLTRFTSIINELHSLGEVIPRN; from the coding sequence ATGGCTGAGGACTCAGAATTGTGGGACGTGATTTGTGATGGTCCTCTTGTTCCTATGAAAGTTGTTGGTGAGGGAACAAGGACTGTCCCAAAAACAAGAAACGAATACAACAATACCGATAGAAAGGCTACTGAAAAGAACTTCAGAGCAAAGAAGATTTTTGTTTGTGGCATTGGACCAGATGAATTCAACCGCGTCTCAGCATTTGAGTCTGCTAAGGAGATTTGGGAAGCTCTCAAAACTGCCCATGAGGGAACTACTCAGGTTAAGAAGTCCAAAATTGATATGCTTACTGCTGAGCATGAGCTTTTCAAAATGAAGGAGGATGAGTCCATTCAGGATATGCTCACACGTTTCACCTCCATTATCAATGAGCTCCATTCCCTTGGAGAAGTCATCCCAAGAAACTAG